Proteins encoded in a region of the Syngnathus typhle isolate RoL2023-S1 ecotype Sweden linkage group LG20, RoL_Styp_1.0, whole genome shotgun sequence genome:
- the cspg5b gene encoding chondroitin sulfate proteoglycan 5b → MACNYGDSRLWTWQILLTISMVLIPLSAHGRHAMARRHHHRNQSAINREASNTRMVLSDDSAERDHLIEAGIPAFSKHHRSHKHVRLDPDPVGEEITAGGAGPDQPGNPLSDDIITVEFHSPAPEIMPFDIDRHGAKLPKPQKQKGSNPTAWTLSDFYDYLAPDDDLSASAPTQEPEPSPSPPADMEDENPLLANVRPVSAKPAVENKPDSPSQPKPDPDENKDLSLGGAMGSDGCRLGFVRSGPGMCVSQCDVEPNFCFNEGVCIVVAGVGAFCRCNVQDYIWNKGTRCDWAITEFQVMSVVVGVASVALLLLFMIVVFFAKRLHRLKNENRRLRKRSKYRPQSTEPQTDGISVSTAADGSQPNDDPQKHEDPIKSPPAKEEGAMNILNSHSPKHENNRPNSVVHDHSLSPDNTDDNTEDGVTIGLEVLLPKDAKLRTEKSSPHQYDVFLYKMANNGDPTPTNSHGSASHHANKSPKSAKSASKSPKRSEDHREPLSGRHSSPFLHPSPGSPRGYSASTRHQSTHHSHRSRPSSSYYPEVEREDGHIRPSPSSPHLTQPSSSPSRAKCSPVSTRSLPPLS, encoded by the exons ATGGCGTGCAATTACGGTGACAGCCGCTTGTGGACCTGGCAAATCCTTCTCACCATCTCAATGGTTCTAATCCCCCTGTCCGCTCACG GGAGGCACGCAATGGCCCGGCGCCATCATCATCGCAACCAGTCAGCCATCAACCGCGAAGCCTCCAATACCAGAATGGTGCTAAGCGACGACTCGGCGGAGAGAGACCACCTGATAGAAGCGGGGATCCCCGCTTTTTCCAAACATCACCGCTCCCATAAACACGTCCGTCTAGATCCCGATCCAGTCGGGGAGGAGATCACAGCTGGAGGAGCGGGACCGGATCAGCCCGGGAACCCCTtgtctgatgacatcatcaccgtAGAGTTCCACAGTCCGGCGCCGGAGATTATGCCCTTTGATATTGATCGTCACGGGGCCAAACTACCCAAACCCCAAAAGCAAAAAGGAAGCAACCCCACAGCTTGGACGCTCTCGGACTTTTACGACTACCTGGCCCCCGATGACGACCTCTCGGCATCGGCCCCCACCCAAGAACCCGAGCCTTCCCCTTCGCCCCCGGCCGACATGGAGGATGAGAACCCCCTCTTGGCTAACGTCCGCCCTGTCAGTGCGAAACCCGCCGTGGAGAACAAACCCGACTCACCTAGCCAGCCCAAACCGGATCCTGACGAGAACAAGGACTTGAGCTTGGGTGGCGCCATGGGGAGCGACGGGTGCCGGCTGGGCTTCGTGCGTTCGGGACCCGGCATGTGCGTGTCTCAGTGTGACGTGGAACCCAATTTCTGCTTCAATGAAGGCGTGTGCATTGTGGTGGCTGGAGTAGGAGCTTtctgcag GTGCAACGTGCAGGACTACATCTGGAACAAAGGCACACGTTGCGACTGGGCCATCACAGAGTTCCAGGTGATGAGTGTGGTGGTGGGCGTGGCTTCGGtggccctcctcctcctcttcatgaTCGTGGTGTTCTTCGCCAAGAGGCTGCATCGTCTCAAGAACGAGAACAGGCGGCTTCGCAAACGCAG TAAGTACCGTCCACAGAGCACGGAGCCACAGACGGACGGCATCTCGGTTTCCACGGCAGCTGACGGCTCGCAGCCAAAC GATGACCCCCAGAAGCACGAGGACCCGATCAAGTCCCCTCCGGCCAAAGAAGAGGGCGCCATGAACATCCTCAACTCTCATTCCCCCAAACACGAGAACAACCGGCCAAACTCGGTGGTCCACGACCACAGCCTCAGCCCCGACAACACCGACGACAACACCGAG GATGGAGTGACTATTGGTCTCGAGGTGCTCCTCCCCAAAGATGCCAAGCTGCGCACCGAGAAGAGCTCCCCCCACCAGTACGACGTCTTCCTCTACAAGATGGCAAACAACGGCGACCCGACGCCGACCAACTCTCATGGCTCCGCCTCCCATCACGCAAACAAATCACCCAAAAGCGCAAAGAGTGCATCCAAATCCCCCAAACGCTCCGAGGATCACCGCGAGCCCCTCTCCGGGCGTCACTCCTCACCCTTCCTGCACCCCTCACCCGGGTCGCCCAGGGGCTACTCCGCCTCCACGCGCCACCAATCTACCCATCACTCGCACAGAAGTCGGCCTTCCAGTTCTTATTACCCCGAAGTGGAAAGAGAGGACGGACACATCCGTCCGTCTCCTTCCTCGCCTCATCTAACTCAGCCATCCTCTTCGCCGTCCAGGGCCAAGTGCAGCCCGGTCAGCACTCGATCTTTGCCACCACTCTCATGA
- the smarcc1b gene encoding SWI/SNF complex subunit SMARCC1b: MSGATNIEFPGTSQTSSGFTAHRKKDSSPSSWFWESPDTLAQLELVRQWLGKYYKKSLLVDAPSCQALAAVTLQLLQFQEDAFGRRVPNPPRNKLPTQCFMDFRPGGGLCHILGSAYKFKSEQGWRRFDLQNTSRNERNVEMFDMIERTLFQQNCLSHPVVYLDPSLDQELASRISGVVTKHQGTLSVDRSLASHHIYPLPSATEEDEWMRPVMRKQSHILVHWGMHPDSYDSWLPSSDVIGDVEDPPHPEKPWRVHAGYVLDTDVFNEWMNEEDYCVNERNLPLVLRPRIRLREDQDMKSTPFKKRRRSPSPLSTDARKKGKKGRRRGQQEEEPEEDLTKDMEDPTPVPNMEEIVLPKIVNFKKDSENTPVKGGIMADLDDQEDDFTGRDDDEGRVEIPRLLEGEDNVTEQTHHIIIPSYTSWFNNNSIHAIEKRALPEFFNGKNKSKSPEVYLAYRNFMIDTYRLNPQEYLSSTSCRRNLTGDVCSILRLHAFLEQWGLINYQVDAESRPLPMGPPPTPHFNVLADTPTGLAPLQHKPLQVTASQHMLCFPEKSREKPSDCQNFGLRMDVYTKKHPKTKGACAGREWTEQETLLLLEALEVYRDDWNKVSEHVGSRTQDDCILHFLRLPIEDPYLEDSSASLGPLAYQPVPFSQSENPVMSTVAFLASVVDPRVASAAAKAALEEFSQVQEESLNGLKLTDSMDASQVQLSTISHQVAVNADGLLVESIVPKMEGVKRENAEESDGIQIGNEDDGMQRQEGEGDDVGSVMELDLVESTVTTAAAAALASAATKAKHLAAVEERKIKSLVALLVETQMKKLEIKLRHFEELETIMDREKEALEQQRQQLLTERQSFHTEQLKQAEIKLHQQREQQAQSGFTLQHSGQPVANRITPSGGQMQAMAPRHPGAPNGMYPSSQTDGMTAAQPGFPASSHS, translated from the exons ATGTCCGGTGCAACAAACATTGAATTTCCAGGAACAAGTCAGACCAGCTCCGGATTCACAGCACATcggaaaaaagacagcagtccGTCATCCTGGTTCTGGGAGAGTCCTGACACTTTGGCTCAGCTGGAGCTAGTGCGCCAGTGGCTCGGGAAGTACTACAAAAAG TCTTTGTTAGTGGATGCTCCATCATGTCAGGCACTGGCTGCTGTGACGTTGCAGCTCCTCCAGTTTCAAGAGGATGCATTTGGCAGACGAGTTCCAAATCCTCCCCGCAACAAACTACCC ACACAGTGTTTCATGGACTTTCGGCCAGGAGGCGGACTCTGTCACATCCTCGGTTCCGCTTACAAGTTCAAATCTGAGCAAGGCTG GCGAAGGTTTGACTTGCAGAATACATCAAGGAATGAAAGGAATGTTGAAATGTTTGATATGATCGAAAGAACATTATTTCAG CAAAACTGTTTGTCACATCCGGTGGTTTATTTGGACCCTTCACTGGATCAAGAGCTGGCTAGCAGAATTAGTGGTGTTGTTACAAAGCACCAG GGCACACTTAGTGTGGACAGAAGCCTGGCCAGTCACCACATATATCCATTGCCCTCTGCCACAGAGGAAG ATGAGTGGATGCGGCCTGTCATGCGAAAACAAAGCCACATCCTGGTGCATTGGGGCATGCACCCCGACAG TTATGACAGCTGGTTGCCCTCGAGTGATGTCATCGGAGATGTTGAGGACCCTCCTCATCCAGAAAAACCGTGGAGg GTCCACGCCGGTTATGTTCTGGACACTGATGTTTTCAACGAGTGGATGAACGAGGAAGACTATTGTGTGAACGAAAGGAACCTGCCTCTTGTTCTCCGACCACGCATACGCCTTCGAGAAGACCAG GACATGAAGTCCACTCCCTTCAAAAAGAGAAGACGCTCTCCATCTCCACTCTCCACTGACGCTaggaagaaaggaaagaaagg GAGGCGACGTGGACAGCAGGAGGAAGAGCCAGAGGAGGACTTGACCAAAGATATGGAGGACCCCACTCCTGTTCCAAACATGGAGGAGATCGTTTTACCCAAAATCG TCAACTTTAAAAAGGACAGTGAGAACACGCCTGTCAAAGGAGGCATCATGGCTGACCTGG ATGACCAGGAAGATGATTTTACAGGAAGG GACGACGACGAGGGAAGAGTGGAGATTCCTCGCCTCTTAGAGGGAGAAGACAACGTCACTGAACAAACCCATCACATCATAATACCAAGTTACACGTCTTGGTTTAATAACAACAG catcCACGCAATAGAGAAACGCGCCCTGCCGGAATTCTTCAACGGAAAGAACAAGTCGAAATCACCCGAAGT CTACCTGGCCTACCGTAATTTCATGATCGACACGTACCGCCTCAACCCCCAGGAATACCTCAGCTCAACATCCTGCCGGCGCAATCTCACCGGCGACGTTTGTTCCATCTTGAG GCTGCACGCGTTCCTCGAGCAATGGGGTCTGATTAACTACCAGGTGGACGCAGAGAGCAGACCCCTCCCCATGGGACCCCCGCCCACTCCTCATTTTAACGTACTGGCAGACACACCCACCGGGCTGGCCCCCTTACAACACAAACCACTACAG GTGACAGCGTCGCAGCATATGTTGTGCTTCCCGGAAAAGAGCAGAGAGAAGCCTTCCGATTGCCAGAATTTTGGATTGCGCATGGACGTTTACACCAAGAAGCACCCAAAG ACAAAGGGAGCTTGTGCTGGACGGGAATGGACGGAGCAAGAGACGCTTTTATTGTTGGAG GCCTTGGAGGTCTATCGGGACGACTGGAATAAAGTATCGGAGCACGTGGGCTCCAGAACGCAGGACGACTGCATCCTCCACTTCCTCCGCCTGCCCATCGAGGACCCGTATCTGGAAGATTCATCCGCATCCCTCGGACCGCTGGCGTACCAGCCCGTGCCCTTCAGCCAATCCGAGAACCCCGTGATGAGCACCGTGGCCTTCCTGGCCTCGGTGGTGGATCCGCGGGTCGCCTCGGCCGCTGCTAAAGCTGCACTGG AGGAATTTTCACAAGTCCAGGAAGAGTCTTTGAATGGACTGAAATTAACCG ACTCAATGGATGCTTCACAAGTGCAGCTGAGCACCATTTCCCATCAA GTTGCTGTCAATGCTGATGGGCTCCTGGTGGAATCCATAGTGCCCAAAATGGAAGGCGTCAAAAGAGAGAATGCAGAGGAAAGCGATGGAATTCAGATCG GTAACGAGGATGACGGCATGCAGCGTCAGGAGGGAGAAGGGGATGATGTGGGATCAGTGATGGAGCTGGATCTAGTAGAGAGCACTGTTACCACGGCAGCAGCGGCCGCTTTGGCCTCCGCTGCCACAAAAGCCAAG CACTTGGCAGCGGTAGAGGAGAGAAAGATCAAATCTCTGGTGGCTTTGTTGGTGGAGACCCAAATGAAGAAGTTGGAGATTAAACTGAGGCACTTTGAAGAACTGGAGACCATCATGGACCGGGAGAAAGAGGCT TTGGAGCAGCAGCGGCAACAGCTTCTTACAGAGAGGCAGTCCTTCCATACCGAGCAGCTCAAACAAGCGGAGATCAAGCTTCACCAGCAGAGGGAGCAGCAGGCCCAGTCAGGATTCACTTTGCAGCATTCGG GTCAGCCCGTGGCCAATCGGATCACTCCTAGCGGAGGACAAATGCAGGCGATGGCCCCCCGCCACCCCGGAGCACCTAATGGCATGT ATCCGTCTTCGCAGACCGATGGCATGACCGCAGCTCAGCCCGGCTTTCCGGCGTCTAGTCACAGCTGA